The DNA region GCCATGCGGCCTGCGCGCCCTTGAGCCATGCGGCCCTGGCCGAGGCCGAGCGGCTGGAGGGGGCGGCGGCGTCGGTAGAGGCGCCAGAGCCATCGGACCAGAAGCAGAAGCTGTCCGATCTGGCAAAGCAGATGCTGGTCAATCCGAAGGACTATGGCATCGAGACCTGGGCGGTGAAGGCCGGCGTGTCGGACGGCTATGTGAACGCGCGGTCGGGCCCCGGCACGATGCATTCGATCCTGTTCCGTATTCCCGCTGGCACAGGCAGCCTACCCATGGAGACCTGTCTGCCGCCCGATCCGGGCGGGGGGAAGTACGACTGGTGCCTTGTCAGCTTCATGGGCCAGCAGGGCTGGGTGTCGAAGAACGGCCTGGAGCGGGAATGAGGGCGGCGCTGGCTCTGGCGTTGAGCCTGTCGTCGCCGGCCATTGCAGAGGACATGCCGGACGGCTGGGTGCGGCTGGACGAAGTGGCGCCGGGGATTGTTCAGGACATCCGCTATGCCCGCGCCTTCAACTTCACCGGAGCGCCGGTGCCGGGATACGGGGCGCCGGTCTGCGTGCTGCGGCGCGAGGCGGCAGTCGCACTGACGCGGGTGGAGGCGCGGCTGCGGGCCGACGGGTTCCGCCTGACCGTGTTCGATTGCTATCGGCCCGCACGGGCGGTTGCGGCGTTCATGGACTGGGTTGCGGCGGATGACCCACGGGACGAGGTGTACTTCCACCCCGACGTTGCCCGTGGCGCGCTGGTGGCCGAGGGCTACATCGCGCGGCGGTCGTCGCATTCGGTTGGGCTGGCGGTGGATGTGGGGCTGGACCGGGCCGATGCGCCGGTCTCGCGGCCCGAGACGGCCGGCGTCGCCCGGTGCGATGCCCCCTTTGCCGAGCGGCCCAGGGAGTCCATGCTGGACATGGGCACGGCCTTCGACTGCTTTTCGCCGCGTTCGGCCGCGGATGCCGCGGTGTCGGCAGCGGCGCGGGCGCATCGGGCGCGACTGGCCGCAGCGATGGAGGCGGAAGGCTTTGCCGGATATGCCGCCGAATGGTGGCATTTCCGGCTGACCGGGCCAGAGGCCGGGGCGGCGATGGATTTTCCGCTGCGCTAGCCCGAGGTGCCGGGGGCGAGGCGGTAAAGCGCGCCCTGCCCCACGGAAAGGAACCAGATCGAGCCGTCCGGCGCCTCGGTCACGTCGCGGACGCGTTGGGTTTCGTCCGAGGACAGGCGTTCTTCGGCGAAGCCGGTGGCGGCGGGGGTGTCGGGGTCGAGCCGGCCCAGGAAATCGCTGTTCAGACTGCCGAACAGGATGTCGCCTTTCCAGCCGGGGATCAGCTTGCCGGAATAGACCAGGAGGCCCGAGGGCGCGATGGAGGGGTCCCAGTAGTGGACCGGCTGTTCCATGCCGTCCTGAGCGGAACCGTTGCCGATGGTGTCGCCGTTGTAGTTCACGCCGTAGCTGATGACGGGCCAGCCGTAGTTGCGCCCCTCTTCGATGCGGTTCAGCTCGTCCCCGCCTCTGGCGCCATGTTCCACGACCCAGAGCTGACCCTGGAGATCCAGCGTGGCGCCCTGAATGTTGCGGTGGCCCAGGCTGAAGACGCCGGGCCGCGCATCCGGGCGGGTGACGGCGGGCGCCCCCTCGCCGGTGAGCAGGATCACCTTGCCCTCGGCGCGCTGCGGATCCTGCGCCTGCAGGCCCATCGGCCCGGTGCCCCGGTCGCCGGTGGTCAGCGCGACGGTGCCATCCGGCATTTCAACGAGGCGCGCGCCGAAATGGCGGCCGCCGGGCATGGGATCGCCGGTGAAGACGGTGCGGAAGCCTTCGATCCGGGTGCCATCGTCGGACAGGCGGCCGAAGCCGGTGGCGGTGGCCGCTCCACCCTCGACAGGATTGGCGAAGCTGAGCCAGACGCGGCGGCTGTCCGCGAAGTCGCGTGGCACCAGAACATCGAGCAGGCCGCCCTGCCCTTCGGCGAAGACCTCGGGAAGCCCCCCGACCTCGGCCGCGGCGCCATCGCGCGAGAGAAGAAGGCGTCCGTCGCGTTCGGTGACAAGGACGCTGCCGTCAGGCAGGAAGGCCATGCCCCAGGGTTCGTTCAGGCCGGTGAGGACGGGCGTCACGGCGAGCGAGCCGGCGCTGGACGGGATGATGCCCTCGGCGGCGGCGGGCGAGGCGAGCAGGGCTGCGAGGGCGAGGATCGGGGCGGGTTTCATGCGGAGGTCCTTTCGCGTCTTCGCCACAGATAGGAAGGCCGCCGGACAGGGCCAATGACAGCTGCGCGAGCGAGGCGCGATAGGTGGGCGGTTCCCCGCTTCCCTTTTGCAAAGGCGCACTCTAGGGTCGCTTCAGGATTTCGATCCAACATGGGAGACAAGAATGAAGAAACTGCTCATGGCCTCGGCCGCCGTGGCGCTGTGCGCCGGTGCCGCTTCGGCCGAAGAGGTCAAGATTGGCGTTCTGATCGGCTTCACCGGCCCGATTGAATCGCTGACGCCGGCGATGGCTGCGGCCTCGGAAATGGCGATGAAGGAAGTCTCGGATTCCGGCAAGTTCCTGGACGGCTCGACGGTCGTCTCGGTGCGCGGCGACTCGACCTGCGGCGACGCCGCGGCGGGCACGGCGGCGGCGGAACGCCTCGTGACGGCCGACAAGGTGCAGGGCATCGTCGGCGGCGACTGCTCGGGCGTGACCGGTGCGGTGCTGCAGAACGTGGCGCGCCCGAACGGCATGGTCATGATCTCGCCCTCGGCCACCAGCCCGGCGCTGACCACGGCCGAAGACGACGGCCTGTTCTTCCGCACCGCGCCGTCGGATGCGCGCGAAGGCGAAGTGATGGCCGAGACGCTGACCGAGAAGGGCATCAAGTCGATCGCCCTGACCTACACCAACAACGACTACGGCAAGGGCCTGGCGGAATCGATCGCCAATGCCTTCATCGCCAAGGGCGGCACGGTGACGATCAACGCCGCGCATGACGACGGCAAGGCCGACTACTCCTCGGAAGTGGCGGCGCTGGCGGCGGCGGGCGGCGACATCCTAGTTGTCGCGGGCTATCTGGACCAGGGCGGCAAGGGCATCATCCAGGCCTCGCTGGACACCGGCGCCTTCTCGACCTTCGGTCTGCCGGGCGGCATGATCGGCGACTCGCTGCCCACCGCCATCGGGCCGGGGCTGAACGGGTCCTGGGGCCAGATCGCGGGTTCGGATTCGGCCGGTGCGGCCAAGTTCGAGGAAATGATGAAGGCCGGCGGCTTCGACGGGACCTCGGCCTATTCGCCGGAATCCTATGACGCCGCCGCGCTGATCCTCTTGGCGATGCAGGCGGCCAAGTCCACGGACCCGAAGGTCTACAAGGACAAGGTAATGGAACTGGCGAACGGCCCGGGCGAGAAGATCTATCCCGGCGACCTGGCCAAGGCGCTGGAGCTGATCGCGGCCGGCCAGCCCATCGACTATGAAGGCGCGACCGCCGTGACCCTGATCGGGCCGGGCGAAAGCGCCGGGCGCTATCGCCTGATCGAAGTGCAGGACGGCAAGAACGCCACGGTCGGCTGGAAGTGATCCTGGCCTGAGACTTGACAGACAGGAACGGCCCGGGGCAAAGCCCGGGCCGTTGCCACAAGGAAAGCCTGCCCGGCGGGAAACCGGAACGCGGCAGGCATGGGGAGACGGATGATCGTAGTCGAAGACCTGCACCGCCATTTCGGCGGTTTCCGGGCCGTTGATGGCGCGAGCCTGACGATCGGCACCGGAACGATCACCGGCCTGATCGGGCCAAACGGCGCGGGCAAGACCACGCTCTTCAACGTCATCGCTGGACGCCTGCCGCCGACCTCGGGCCGGGTGGCCATGGACGGCGAGGACATCACGGGCCTTCCCCCGCACGAGTTGTTCGGCAAGGGCCTTTTGCGCACCTTCCAGATCGCGCATGAATTCGGGTCGATGACGGTGCGCGAGAATCTGATGATGGTGCCGCCGCGCCAGTCGGGCGAGACGCTGTGGAACGCATGGTTCCGCCGCGGCAAGGTGGCGGCGGAGGAGCGGGCGCTGCGGGCCAAGGCCGACGAGGTGCTGGAGTTCCTGACCATCAGCCACCTGGCCGACCAGAAGGCCAGCCAGATTTCGGGCGGGCAGAAGAAGCTTCTGGAACTGGGCAGGACGATGATGGTGGATGCCAAGATCGTCTTTCTGGACGAGGTGGGCGCCGGGGTGAACCGGACGCTTCTGAACACCATCGGCGATGCCATCGTGCGGCTGAACAAGGAACGCGGTTACACCTTCTGCGTGATCGAGCACGACATGGATTTCATCGCCCGCCTGTGCAACCCGGTGATCTGCATGGCCGAAGGCAAGGTGCTGGCGGAAGGCACGGTGGACGAGGTCAAGAACGACGAGCGGGTGATCGAGGCCTATCTGGGCCGCGGCCTGAAGAACAAGATCAAGGAGGAGGCCGCGCATGGCTGAACCCTTCCTGATCGGCGAAGGCATGACCGGCGGCTATGGCAGCGGCGCGGACATCCTGCATGGCTGCACTCTGGCGGTGGACCCCGGCCAGATCGCGGTGATCGTGGGGCCGAACGGCGCAGGCAAGTCCACGGCGATGAAGGCGGTCTTCGGGATGCTGAAGCTGCGCAAGGGCCATGTGAGGCTGGCGGGCGAGGACATCACCGCCCTGTCGCCCCAGGCCCGCGTGGCAA from Neotabrizicola shimadae includes:
- a CDS encoding M15 family metallopeptidase; translated protein: MRAALALALSLSSPAIAEDMPDGWVRLDEVAPGIVQDIRYARAFNFTGAPVPGYGAPVCVLRREAAVALTRVEARLRADGFRLTVFDCYRPARAVAAFMDWVAADDPRDEVYFHPDVARGALVAEGYIARRSSHSVGLAVDVGLDRADAPVSRPETAGVARCDAPFAERPRESMLDMGTAFDCFSPRSAADAAVSAAARAHRARLAAAMEAEGFAGYAAEWWHFRLTGPEAGAAMDFPLR
- a CDS encoding PQQ-dependent sugar dehydrogenase, with protein sequence MKPAPILALAALLASPAAAEGIIPSSAGSLAVTPVLTGLNEPWGMAFLPDGSVLVTERDGRLLLSRDGAAAEVGGLPEVFAEGQGGLLDVLVPRDFADSRRVWLSFANPVEGGAATATGFGRLSDDGTRIEGFRTVFTGDPMPGGRHFGARLVEMPDGTVALTTGDRGTGPMGLQAQDPQRAEGKVILLTGEGAPAVTRPDARPGVFSLGHRNIQGATLDLQGQLWVVEHGARGGDELNRIEEGRNYGWPVISYGVNYNGDTIGNGSAQDGMEQPVHYWDPSIAPSGLLVYSGKLIPGWKGDILFGSLNSDFLGRLDPDTPAATGFAEERLSSDETQRVRDVTEAPDGSIWFLSVGQGALYRLAPGTSG
- a CDS encoding ABC transporter substrate-binding protein produces the protein MKKLLMASAAVALCAGAASAEEVKIGVLIGFTGPIESLTPAMAAASEMAMKEVSDSGKFLDGSTVVSVRGDSTCGDAAAGTAAAERLVTADKVQGIVGGDCSGVTGAVLQNVARPNGMVMISPSATSPALTTAEDDGLFFRTAPSDAREGEVMAETLTEKGIKSIALTYTNNDYGKGLAESIANAFIAKGGTVTINAAHDDGKADYSSEVAALAAAGGDILVVAGYLDQGGKGIIQASLDTGAFSTFGLPGGMIGDSLPTAIGPGLNGSWGQIAGSDSAGAAKFEEMMKAGGFDGTSAYSPESYDAAALILLAMQAAKSTDPKVYKDKVMELANGPGEKIYPGDLAKALELIAAGQPIDYEGATAVTLIGPGESAGRYRLIEVQDGKNATVGWK
- a CDS encoding ABC transporter ATP-binding protein, producing MIVVEDLHRHFGGFRAVDGASLTIGTGTITGLIGPNGAGKTTLFNVIAGRLPPTSGRVAMDGEDITGLPPHELFGKGLLRTFQIAHEFGSMTVRENLMMVPPRQSGETLWNAWFRRGKVAAEERALRAKADEVLEFLTISHLADQKASQISGGQKKLLELGRTMMVDAKIVFLDEVGAGVNRTLLNTIGDAIVRLNKERGYTFCVIEHDMDFIARLCNPVICMAEGKVLAEGTVDEVKNDERVIEAYLGRGLKNKIKEEAAHG